tctAAAGTTTcatataaaatacaaaatagtaCTAGTGTGTTAATTAAATAGCATATTATAACAACCTCTCTACAGAAGCGCAGTACGATTTTTCCTACTGGCTAGCTGCTAGCAAGTTAAATAATTAGGGTTGCAAGTTGCAAAGTAAGTAAGAAAAGAGgctgagagagaagagaagagaaatttgaaGTGAGTTTGAATGATGGGTGAGTCAGATAACGAGTCAGGAGGTCAAGGAGGGAACGagttctcatcatcatcaggagGTAGTGGACTATGCAGAGAACAGGACCGCCTTCTTCCGATTGCCAACGTCGGAAGAATCATGAAGAAGGCACTTCCGGCGAACGCCAAGATCTCAAAGGAGGCCAAAGAGACGGTGCAAGAGTGCGTTTCTGAGTTCATAAGCTTCATAACAGGGGAAGCTTCTGACAAGTGCCAGAAGGAGAAGCGGAAGACCATCAACGGTGATGATCTCTTGTGGGCCATGACTACGCTTGGATTCGAGGATTATGTGGAGCCTCTCAAGATTTATCTCCATAAATACAGGGAGATGGAAGGTGACAAGACTCCCATCGTTGGTGGCGGCAGACAGCACCACCCTGATGATCACGCCGGTGATGACGCTGCCACCGCCGGAGCCCTTTATGGTGGCGTGCCTTCTactatgatgatgatgatgggcGGACACGTGTATGGATCTGCCAATAATGGATCAGCATCTTCTGGAAGAACTACTAGGTAGCATTTGTTCGTTACctctttaattattattatttttgttttttatgacTTTAGATTACACCACTTTCTTGCTTGTaatcttgttcttaattaattaagataTATATAAAGATTATTATGGATTATTCTGGATGGCGATTTAGTTTGGAATACATACATTAGGCTTGTATAGTTGTATTTCTTTATtcactcattttttttttctgcagtAACATTAGGTGAGAAGAGTAGTTAAGCTGTAAAGAAAATTGGAAATTctgaaattattaaatatatttatggCAAAAACTTAAAGCACTCGATTTCACGTGAATTGCTGAAATTGATTATatgaaaatttagttaaattaatCAGATCATCTAACCGTTCTCAACTAAGTCGACTATACTTAagtttttactatttattttatcGCGAATTATGAAGCTAGTTAGCTAGGCAGGCTCTTTTTTCTGTGTAACTGCTGATAACTGCTGCatctttgttttgtttgtttgttttctccatttttagtagttttgaacttttgatGTGGGATGCATCTCTGCTTTGTATAAAAGATATTATgcgtatatta
Above is a genomic segment from Arachis stenosperma cultivar V10309 chromosome 1, arast.V10309.gnm1.PFL2, whole genome shotgun sequence containing:
- the LOC130939780 gene encoding nuclear transcription factor Y subunit B-3-like, whose protein sequence is MMGESDNESGGQGGNEFSSSSGGSGLCREQDRLLPIANVGRIMKKALPANAKISKEAKETVQECVSEFISFITGEASDKCQKEKRKTINGDDLLWAMTTLGFEDYVEPLKIYLHKYREMEGDKTPIVGGGRQHHPDDHAGDDAATAGALYGGVPSTMMMMMGGHVYGSANNGSASSGRTTR